The Spiribacter roseus genome includes the window CCGGATTAACCAACTCAAGGTAAGCGCCGTCTTCAACAATCAAATCAACAGTCCCGGAGAGGCCCGGATTAGTCATTATAACAGTCGTTTCGGTTGTGATAAGTATAACTACCTTACCACTGACAGCCGGATTTACGAGTTCGACATTCGTGTAAGACTTTGTTTCGTTCCCACTTAGTGCGATGTTGTCCTTTTTTTCCAGATCTCTCCCGGTCGAAATACCGCTTGAATCATAAATGAATCGGTATCCCCAGCGGCCATCCGCCCGATCAACGGTAGCGGTATAGCTATTTGAGCCGTTGTCCGTCAATTTAGCTTCGTCAATTAGTGACTTGAGATCTTTACTGCTGCCCTCGGAATCGCGACCATCGATCAGTGCGAGTCGGTAGGAGTCAGCAACGCCAATGCCGCGGTCCATCTGCACTGCCTCGGTCAGACTTACGGTCTGCTGTTGCAGGATGGCCAGAAGGCCCGCGGTAACCGCGCCAATACCGGCGATCACCACCACTGCCATCAGCAGGATGCTGCCTTGTTGGGTGGATTGACCCTGTTGCGATCGATCAGGCATCAGTCATCAGCCGTCCCTTTTGAACGCCCGAACCTCTGAGTCATTCAGAGTCAGTTCGTACAGGCGCAGGTCTGCGCGTTCGAGGTCTGCGGGTTCCAGTGCTTCGCACTCGAACATACGCACGTCCGAGGCAATAACGTTGTCATCCAACATAAGCGTTCCATTCTCATTGCGTTCATACACGCGCTCATCGCCATCCCGGTTTAAGGTTAATACACCTTCCCCACAACCACTGATCTCGGTGCTGTCGTCACTCAGCCGGATGTCCTTGGCCATTCGGCTGAGTGCGTGCTCGATTTCGGAGTGCTGCGCAGCCGCATCGCTGACGTCCGCGCGGGCCTGTATCAAGCTAATCAGTGGTCGCGCGATGAATGCACTCAGAACGCCGAGGACCAGCAACGTGATGACGATCTCGATGAGCGTCAACCCGCGAGAGTGAGCAACATAATTCATCTTCATCGAAATGAGGTATGTGATTCACGACGGAACGCGTCACTGCGCCGGGGTTGTGGGTGAATAGAACGGAGCGCCGCAGTATCAATCGTCGTCGTCGTCATCGTCATCGTCGTCATCGTCATCGTCGTCATCGTCCTCGTCGTCATCCTCGTCCTCATCCTCGTCATCTTCGTCCCCGTCCTCATCTCCGTCGCCATCCTCATCGTCTTCGTCGCTGTCATCCGACGAATCGCGCATTGGTAAGACCACGGAGATCGTCCGCTCACCTCTGACGGTAAACCGGAACTGCGTTGCCGGTTCATCATCCACTTCGACATTACGGCACTCGAGCGTGAAAGGTGACTGCTCTGCCACCGGGCAACCGCTACGGAGAAGCGCTCCAATGTCGTCATTCGGCGACCAACCATCCAGCGTGCTCGAGTCGGGGATCGATTGCCAGTTATCGGAACAGCTCTCATAGGGCTCGGGTTCCTCATCCTCCGGCGTGGCCCAACCCCGTGTTTCGTGGATCGCGAGAAAGGTCTCGTAACAGCTGGTCGCCTGTCGGACATCGGCCGCGAATCCGCGGTTGGTTTCATTAATATTCAGCCCACCGACGAGCAGGGATGAGATGGCGGCGGCACCCAGCGCGATCAGCGCAAGCGTGATCACAATTTCGATAAGCGTCACACCCGCGTGGCGTCGACGGCCCGTCAACCGCTCTTTCATGGGCAGGGGCCCTCGGAAATCCGGCGGGTTTTCGATGTTACGCAGACCATGAGGACGGAATCGCCATCGCCCACCTCAATTTCAGCATCGTCGTCGGGGGCCTCTGGAGCATCATCCTGCTGGTACGAAAACGCCACTTCTTCGGGAGTTACCGTCACAGGCGCGGCTGCGGAGGCTAGATCCGCGGTCACTGTCGATGCATCTTCTGGCGGCAGCCGATAGAGTGCCTCCGCACGGGCACGGCGGAGTTCAGCAATGACCGCATCCCGTGCCTCAATGCGATCGGCGAGGGCGTCTCCGGCAAAACCGAACTGCCTGAACCCCAGCGTCGCCAACACCCCCAGCACACCAATCACGAAAACGATCTCGATCAGCGTCAGTCCTGCCTGCCGGCGCATCAGAACGCCGAGCTCATCTGCCAGATCGGCATGAATATGCCCGCCGCCAGGACGAGCACCAGCAGGCCGATGAACCCGATCATGATGGGCTCAATGTAAGACGGCAGGCGCTTCAGGTCCTCATCCACTTCGCTTTCATAAAAGTCCGCGACCTGATCCATCAGGTCGGCGAGCTGGCCGGTCTCCTCGCCGACGGCAAGCATTTGTAAAACCATTGGGGTGAAAAGCCCGCTGCGCTCGCAGACCGTATGCAGGCTCTCGCCACGCTCGATGCCGCTGCGCAGCCCGCGGATGCCCTGGCTGACATAGGCGTTATCCGTGGCATCGGCCACGGTGTCGATGGCGGTGAGCAGCGGGACGCCGGCGCGCAGCGCCATGGCGAAGGTGCGGGTGAACCGCGCCAGCAGGGCCCGGCGCATGACCGGGCCGGCAATGGGGATGCGCAGCTTGAACCGATCCCATTGCAGGCGCCCGGTGTCGCCACGCAGGTAGTAGCGCAGTAGCAGGACGCCGGCCGCGGCAGCCACCAGCATCGCCACGCCGTATTGCTGAGTGAACGACGAGGTGGCGAGGAGCGCGCGGGTGGCGAACGGCAGCTGGGTATCGAGGCTTTCGAACAGATCGGCGAAGGTCGGAATCACGAAGACATTGACCACCACAAAGGCGCCGAGGATCGCGATCAGCACAAATGTGGGATAGCGCAATGCCGACTTGATACGCTCGCGGGTCTG containing:
- a CDS encoding PulJ/GspJ family protein, with the protein product MKMNYVAHSRGLTLIEIVITLLVLGVLSAFIARPLISLIQARADVSDAAAQHSEIEHALSRMAKDIRLSDDSTEISGCGEGVLTLNRDGDERVYERNENGTLMLDDNVIASDVRMFECEALEPADLERADLRLYELTLNDSEVRAFKRDG
- a CDS encoding prepilin-type N-terminal cleavage/methylation domain-containing protein, with protein sequence MKERLTGRRRHAGVTLIEIVITLALIALGAAAISSLLVGGLNINETNRGFAADVRQATSCYETFLAIHETRGWATPEDEEPEPYESCSDNWQSIPDSSTLDGWSPNDDIGALLRSGCPVAEQSPFTLECRNVEVDDEPATQFRFTVRGERTISVVLPMRDSSDDSDEDDEDGDGDEDGDEDDEDEDEDDDEDDDDDDDDDDDDDDDDD
- a CDS encoding pilus assembly FimT family protein, which codes for MRRQAGLTLIEIVFVIGVLGVLATLGFRQFGFAGDALADRIEARDAVIAELRRARAEALYRLPPEDASTVTADLASAAAPVTVTPEEVAFSYQQDDAPEAPDDDAEIEVGDGDSVLMVCVTSKTRRISEGPCP
- a CDS encoding type II secretion system F family protein; the encoded protein is MPRFNYRARTSEGQLIQGEVDAEDQSRAAAYVLDLGATPLSLQQSDSQKLSASTDVGQLIARYLKRPIPLNDLIIFARHLRSLLHAGVPVIRALRGLAENAQQERPKEALNSVAGSLEGGTALADSMNEHSDVFPPLFIHMMRVGEQSGQLESALTQMADNLEQERQTRERIKSALRYPTFVLIAILGAFVVVNVFVIPTFADLFESLDTQLPFATRALLATSSFTQQYGVAMLVAAAAGVLLLRYYLRGDTGRLQWDRFKLRIPIAGPVMRRALLARFTRTFAMALRAGVPLLTAIDTVADATDNAYVSQGIRGLRSGIERGESLHTVCERSGLFTPMVLQMLAVGEETGQLADLMDQVADFYESEVDEDLKRLPSYIEPIMIGFIGLLVLVLAAGIFMPIWQMSSAF